One stretch of Schlesneria sp. DSM 10557 DNA includes these proteins:
- a CDS encoding redoxin domain-containing protein: protein MTAYSRYLVAILFVFGVQGDLISGETPDAFPHLVPQRLLGLVHAPEVRQELKLSAEQVEDLEKLLRELDLTWFRSRNLSPQEQHPVVHELERKVWEWFGKSTSESQRQRLQQLEYYAQGTRLLLRRDVANQIRLFTSQQQKLAELARVTDEAQIALGRTLAGDPQIKKLQAKADKAAKSERDGIAKILRPEQQQQLRSLLGDPFDPTRLRRIYALAPEFVPVQHWINSSPLTMQELRGKVVLVHFYAFQCHNCHANFPVYQRWQKELTGKGVVLIGIQTPETKRERDTDAVTNAARERELMFPILIDLDSANWNSWGNTMWPCVYLVDKQGYIRMWWAGELNWKGATADKTIEAAVEALLKEE, encoded by the coding sequence ATGACAGCTTATAGCCGTTACCTTGTTGCAATCCTCTTCGTCTTTGGGGTTCAAGGAGACCTGATCTCCGGGGAAACCCCCGATGCATTTCCGCATCTGGTTCCTCAACGCCTGCTCGGCCTGGTTCATGCGCCGGAAGTTCGTCAAGAACTGAAGTTGTCGGCAGAACAGGTCGAAGACCTGGAAAAACTGCTTCGTGAACTCGATCTCACATGGTTTCGGTCCCGCAATCTTTCTCCCCAGGAACAACATCCCGTCGTGCACGAACTGGAACGAAAGGTGTGGGAATGGTTCGGAAAATCGACATCCGAATCACAACGCCAAAGATTGCAGCAACTGGAGTATTACGCTCAGGGGACCCGGCTTCTGCTGCGACGTGACGTGGCCAATCAGATCAGACTCTTCACTTCTCAGCAACAAAAGCTGGCTGAGTTAGCACGCGTGACAGACGAAGCTCAGATCGCTCTGGGGCGGACTCTGGCTGGTGACCCACAAATCAAAAAGTTGCAGGCGAAAGCCGACAAGGCTGCGAAGTCGGAACGCGATGGGATTGCAAAGATTCTGCGACCAGAACAGCAACAGCAACTCAGGTCGTTATTAGGTGATCCCTTTGATCCAACCCGCCTGAGAAGGATCTACGCGTTGGCTCCCGAGTTCGTGCCGGTCCAACACTGGATCAACTCGAGCCCACTGACGATGCAGGAACTTCGTGGCAAAGTCGTCCTGGTCCATTTCTATGCGTTTCAATGCCACAACTGCCACGCCAACTTCCCCGTTTATCAGCGATGGCAGAAAGAGTTGACCGGGAAAGGAGTGGTCCTGATCGGCATTCAAACACCGGAAACGAAGCGAGAACGAGACACAGATGCCGTGACGAATGCAGCGCGTGAACGCGAATTGATGTTTCCCATCCTGATCGACCTGGATTCCGCAAACTGGAATTCATGGGGTAACACGATGTGGCCTTGCGTCTATCTGGTGGATAAGCAGGGCTATATTCGAATGTGGTGGGCGGGTGAGCTGAACTGGAAAGGGGCGACTGCGGACAAAACGATCGAAGCCGCCGTCGAAGCCCTGTTGAAGGAAGAGTGA
- a CDS encoding peroxiredoxin family protein, which produces MRTHTLVALVLVLSNMASAANPKDFTLYSPTHDKTFRLSEHKGKIVVLHFLLKTECPFCLKYTHQYAELADKNPNVIHLFLKPDSDAEIKAWAEKLDAEDLSKLPVIYRDPDASLATQFGIADGYKFHGQTVHYPALVVLDGNHEELFRYVGKSNADRLKTTDFVKKLAGTKGPQTEAIHKD; this is translated from the coding sequence ATGAGAACTCATACGCTTGTTGCTCTCGTACTCGTATTGAGCAACATGGCAAGTGCCGCCAACCCCAAGGACTTTACCCTTTACTCGCCGACTCATGACAAGACATTTCGATTGTCTGAACACAAGGGCAAGATCGTCGTCCTGCACTTCCTGCTCAAGACCGAGTGTCCCTTTTGTCTGAAATACACCCACCAGTACGCGGAGCTGGCCGATAAGAACCCGAATGTCATTCACCTGTTCCTGAAACCCGACAGCGACGCAGAGATCAAAGCCTGGGCGGAAAAGCTGGATGCCGAAGACCTGTCGAAGCTTCCTGTCATTTATCGCGACCCCGATGCCAGCCTGGCAACGCAGTTCGGCATCGCCGACGGATACAAGTTTCACGGGCAAACGGTCCACTATCCGGCACTCGTCGTACTGGACGGGAATCACGAAGAGCTATTCCGCTACGTCGGAAAAAGCAACGCCGACCGCCTGAAAACCACCGACTTCGTCAAAAAACTAGCCGGTACAAAGGGACCACAGACGGAAGCGATCCATAAGGACTGA
- a CDS encoding DUF1559 domain-containing protein: MTRPRWLRNLHGFTLIELLVVIAITAILIALLLPAVQQAREAARRTQCRNNLKQLGLALHNYESSHRVLPLISSNSTGYSAQAQLLPYIDQGNLSNLINFNLPLMLGSGPNTVLNPALQGIQNRRLEVFLCPSDSGNPVLVDSGVEWVGTNYMVNVGSGDNLNYCATSTPAPNGLFWRGVSTRFRDITDGTSNTIFMAETLFGGRDTVSTTVFTDPQRQMRRAGGGGSPCGRIAEDLAATAATGYLGTRAGSWIRTTSFHTLVNGFFTPNSKNPDISFHGDLLSSSRSAHAGGTQVSLADGSVRFVSNSIDLSIWRALFSRNGGENVGEF; the protein is encoded by the coding sequence ATGACTCGTCCCCGTTGGTTGCGGAATCTGCACGGATTCACGCTCATCGAACTGCTGGTCGTGATTGCGATCACTGCAATCTTGATTGCTCTGTTGCTGCCAGCGGTCCAGCAGGCTCGCGAAGCAGCGCGTCGCACGCAGTGCCGCAACAACCTGAAGCAACTCGGGTTGGCCCTGCACAATTACGAAAGTTCTCACCGCGTCCTTCCGCTGATTTCTTCCAACAGCACCGGCTATTCCGCCCAGGCTCAGCTACTTCCCTATATCGACCAGGGCAACCTCAGCAACCTGATCAACTTCAATCTCCCTTTAATGCTGGGAAGTGGACCGAACACCGTACTTAACCCTGCTCTGCAGGGGATTCAGAATCGGCGGCTTGAGGTCTTTCTCTGCCCATCTGACAGTGGCAATCCCGTCCTCGTCGATAGTGGGGTGGAGTGGGTTGGAACGAACTACATGGTCAATGTCGGTTCCGGAGACAATCTGAACTATTGCGCCACCTCAACTCCGGCACCCAACGGGCTCTTCTGGCGCGGTGTGAGCACGCGATTTCGTGACATCACGGACGGAACCAGCAATACCATTTTTATGGCCGAGACGTTATTTGGTGGACGTGACACGGTCTCAACCACGGTTTTCACAGATCCTCAACGACAGATGCGACGGGCCGGTGGGGGTGGTTCACCCTGTGGTCGCATAGCAGAAGACCTCGCCGCGACTGCAGCTACAGGATATTTGGGAACCCGAGCGGGATCATGGATTCGGACAACGAGTTTTCACACGCTCGTCAATGGGTTTTTCACTCCGAACAGCAAGAATCCAGACATCTCGTTCCACGGCGATCTGCTCTCGAGCAGCCGGAGTGCCCATGCTGGCGGAACCCAGGTTTCACTGGCCGACGGCAGTGTCCGGTTCGTATCCAACAGTATCGACCTCAGCATCTGGCGAGCCCTGTTCTCACGCAATGGCGGAGAGAATGTCGGCGAGTTCTAG